The Bacillus tuaregi genomic interval GATAAAACCTCATCAGCTTGTTTCTGATGGAGATCACTCGGAAATGGGGTACATTCTAGTACAGCCATTGCCATCTTTCCAAATGACGGAAAGACCTGAGTAAACTCAGGAAAATAGCGATCTAACCAGCGTATAATCATGTTTTTGACAGCACTAAGTTCCTCTGTCAATTTCCCTCTAAACGTTGATCCAACACGAAGTTCAGCCTCCATGTCTTTCAAGATACGTGGATAACTGAAGCGTCCATCTTTAATAAGACGAGCGATTACTAGCGCATCTTTACGGTCATGTTTTGTTGGTAAATTGTCATCCAATTCCTTTGACTTTTTAACGTGCAAAGGGTTGGTCATGACCAGGGGAATACCCCGTTCTTCAAGGAAATAGGCTAAATTTAGCCAGTAATGGCCTGTTGGTTCAATCCCAACAATGACCTCCGTTTTTTCGTATTCTTTCATTGCAGTCAAAATACGTTGATAAAACCACTGGAAGCCATCACTAGACTGTAATACTGGGAAAGATTTTTGGAGCACCCGACCACGGTCATCTACAAAGCAAGCAAAATGTTTTCGCTTGGCAATGTCAATTCCGACTACGAGTGTATTCTCGGTGACTTGATTTATTTTCTGATTTTCGTTAAAATCCACTTTGGAGTCCTCCTTGGTTAACTAAGTTAGGGGTCATTTCGCCACACGATTTGACACCCCGTATCATACCAAGAGGGCTCTTTTTTGTTCAAGTCCCCGAAAATTCTTCTAACAGGAATGCTCCTTT includes:
- a CDS encoding IS110 family RNA-guided transposase; its protein translation is MDFNENQKINQVTENTLVVGIDIAKRKHFACFVDDRGRVLQKSFPVLQSSDGFQWFYQRILTAMKEYEKTEVIVGIEPTGHYWLNLAYFLEERGIPLVMTNPLHVKKSKELDDNLPTKHDRKDALVIARLIKDGRFSYPRILKDMEAELRVGSTFRGKLTEELSAVKNMIIRWLDRYFPEFTQVFPSFGKMAMAVLECTPFPSDLHQKQADEVLSLYRKIEGLKSPQRPKAVRLIEVAAYSIGVTEGREMARIEIATLVRRYHQLEQDIERITGHLVELVKTSVEYEWLSTVPGLGDTTIVDLLAEIGSFSYYEDPRQLIKLAGLTLRESSSGQHKGQKRISKRGRRKLRALLFRVMMPMIR